The Microbacterium phyllosphaerae region CGTCGCCGAGGGCCTGCTCGCAGCGCACCACCTGCTGCTCGCGCACGGCGAGACGGTGCGCGAGCTGCGTGGACGCGACGCGAGCCTGAACCTCGGCATCACCCTGAACCACACGGTCGCCGACCCGGCAGACCCCACGAACTCCGCCGACGTCGACGCCGCTCGCCGCGTCGACGGCCAGTTCAACCGCTGGTTCCTCGATCCGATCTACCGCGCCGAGTATCCCGCCGACATCGTCGAGGACATCAGGGCGGTGGATGCCGAGGCCGTGGCCCGCTTCGAGGACGCGGTGCACGACGGAGACCTCGCGACGATCGCGCAGCACATCGACACGCAGGGCGTGAACTACTACCACGGTGACTTCGTGTCGGGCACGGCGCCCGAGGTCGCACCGGTCAGCGGCGGACCCGCGACGGATCGTCCCGGTCGCAGTCCGTACCCGTCGAGCGACGGCATCCACTCGGTCGAGCGCGGCCTCCCGCGCACCGCGCAGAACTGGGAGGTGCAGCCCGAGGGGCTCACCCGCCTACTGCAGCGCGTGTGGACCGAGTACGCCGAACCGGCGGGCACCGTGCTGTACATGACCGAGAACGGCGCCGCCTACGAGGACGTCGCGGTCGTCGAAGACGGTGAGACCCGCGTGCACGACGAGGATCGCACCGAGTTCCTGCGCCTGCACCTCGGCGCTGTGCTCGACGCAGCGGACGCGGGAGTCGACGTGCGCGGCTACTTCTACTGGTCGATGTTCGACAACTTCGAGTGGGCCTGGGGCTACGACAAGCGCTTCGGCATCGTGCGCGTCGACTACGACACCCAGGAGCGGAGTCTGAAGGACTCCGGTCGGGAGTACGCTCGCATCATCGCCGCTCGCGCTCTCTGACGCCGGACGGCGGCACATGGGAGCATCCGACTTCGCTGTCGGACGGAGGGAGAGTCGTGTCGATACGAGCGACCATCGAAGAGGTGGCGTCCGCCGCCGGAGTCTCGCGATCGACGGTGTCGCGCGTCGTGAACGGATCGACGGCGGTGAGTCCGGAGGCGCTCGTCGCGGTGCAGCGGGCCATCGAGGAGCTCAGCTACGTGCCCAACCGCGCGGCGCGATCGCTGGCCTCGAAGCAGACTCACGCGATCGCCCTGATCGTGCCCGAAGACACCACCCGCTTCTTCGGCGACCCGTTCTTCGCGGCGATCGTGGCGGGCATCACGGGGGCGCTCCGCGGCTCCGACTACCTCCTCAACCTGCTCATCGCGAGTGACGACCCCGGCGACAAGATGACCAGCTTCGTCCGCAACGGCGGAGTCGACGGTGCGCTCATCGTGTCGCACCACACCAGTGACGCCTTCATCGAGCGTGTCGCCGACGCGGTCCCCGTCGTGTGGGGTGGCCGTCCGGTGCGCCTGCGCGAGGGCGACTACGTGGTCGATGTCGACAACGTCGCCGGCGCGCGCACGGCGACCGAGCACCTGATCGAGACCGGACGCACCCGCATCGCGACGATCTCGGGGCCCATGACCATGGTGTCGTCGGTCGACCGTGTGCAGGGCTTCCGGGCGGCGTTGGCGGATGCGGGGCTGACGCCGTTCGCGGCGGAGGCCGGCGACTACAGCGAGGCGAGCGGAGCGGATGCCGCACGTCGCATCCTCGCGGCGGGGCGCCCCGACGCGATCTTCGTCGCCAGCGACCTCATGGCGCGAGGAGCGTTGACGGCGCTGCGCGCTGCCGGCATCCGGGTGCCGGAAGACGTGGCGCTGGTCGGGTTCGACGACTCGTCGGTCGCGCTGAGCACCGATCCGCAGCTCACGACCATGCGGCAGCCGATGTACGCGCAGGGCGAGGCGATGGCAGGGGTGCTGCTGTCGCGGCTGGCCGGACGCGACCCCGAGCACACCACGATCCTGCCGACCGAGCTCGTGGTGCGCGCCTCGTCGTAGCCTCGCCCTCACCCCTGCATCTGACGGGGAAGGGCGACACGGATGCGGACCCGACGCCCCTCCAGGTGGGTCCGCATCCGTGATCCTGTGCGGTCAGCCGATGCGTTGGGCCGACCTGAGTTCGATCGGCGCCGGCCAGGGCAGCATCGCCCACGGTCCGTTGCGCTTCGTCGACGTCGCTTCCTTGAAGTCGCTCCACCCGTCTCCGAACTTCGCGAACGATTCGTCGTCGAGAGCGCCGTCGCTCCAGTGCATGATGCGTCCTGCGAGGTAGCTGAGCCCGAAGTCCGCCCACGACACGAACGACGGTCGGGCTTTGATGCTGATGCGGTGGATGATCAGGCGGGCCTCGGCGACGTCGGCATACCCGAGCGCGACACCCCACGTCGTCAACGCCACGGCCTGGCCGAGGGCATAGGCGTCGAGCGTGCGGACGAAGAGGTCGGGCGTGACGACCTCCCTGCCGACGCGCTTGCGCACCTCCCGCTCGATGTGCTCGATGCCGACGACGAACGGATGCGCGTCGTGCTCGTCACCGCCGTCCGCAGCGATGGCGTCGAGCCACTCCCGCGTCGTCGGCACGCGTCCCAGCGCGGTGGCAAGATCGTTGCGGACGCCCAGGTGGAGCATCCACGCATGGCGGCGACGTCGCACGGTGCACAGGTGATCGATCATGCCGAGCCAGTCCGTTCGGGAGTGGATCCCCCACTGCTCGGCGAGCATCCGACCCTCGTCCTCGCCGAGTTCCGGCGCGGTCGGATCGTTCCACGGGCCCGACGGCATGGTGCGGATCTGGAGGTATCCCAGAGCGATCTCACTCGCTGCGGCATCGTCCGTGGAGTGGCTGCTCGACGTCGTGACCCTTGGTGCAGGCAGGACCCACGAGAGGGGATGCATCGCACTCCTTCCGACGCGGCATCGACGACACGCAAAGCTTGAATAGCTGTTCAGTCAGTAATATATAGGTTTCGGAGCCTTTTTCCGAGTCGTCCAATCCTGGGGAGGTGGACATGCATGACGCGTAACGATGAATTGAATCGCGTCGCGCGGGAGCGCTCCCGCCAGGTCATCCTGCAGGCTGCGATCGACCTCTTCGCAGAGCGTGGTGTCTCGGGTGCGAGCATCGCCGAGATCACGCGTCGGGCGGGGGTGGCGCAGGGTTTGGCGAACTACCACTTCGGCGGCAAGGAGCAGCTGATCGCAGCCGTCCTCGACAGCTGGTTCGATGTCCTGTTCGGCATCCCCCAGGTCGAGGGGCCCGCCGACGCGCGTCTGGCCGGCATCATCGACGGCGCACTCACCGCCACCGGGTACGCGCTGCCGGTGCAGCGAGCGGTGTTCGCGATGCAGCAGCAGCCCGGTACACACCGCCTGTACGCCGAGGCGGAGGAGCGGCATGCCGAGCAGGCGAGACTCTCGGAGAACATCGTGCGCGAGATCTTCCGGGAGCGTGGGGCTGCCGACCCGCCGCTCGAGGAGATCATGCTCCGCAGCACGCTCGAGGGGATCTTCATGAAGTTCGCGGTGTACGGCGACACGTTCCCGCTCGAGGATGCGCGTCGCTGGGTGCACCGGCTCTACGGCCTGCCTGAGCCGGTGACGCCGCTGCCGTTGCAGCTCGCCCCGCGCGATCCGGACGCCAGGACCAGGGCGTCCGGAGCGCTCCGCCCCGAGCTCTGAATCACTGCACGCGAAGATCCCGGATGCCGCCGCTGCAGCATCCGGGATCTGTCTCAGATTCTGGAGTTACGCGGGGTCGCCGCCCAGCGGACCGACAGGCTCGAGCGGCTTCGGGTCGTCGGCGCCGGTCTTGCGCGCGCGGGCGATGAGGTTGCCCAGGTGGTAGATCAGCAGTGCCGCGACCGTGCCGAGCACGATGCCGCCGAAGGCGAAGTCGCCGAGCTGCATCGAGAAGCCGGCGATGCCGATCACGAGCGAGACGGCTGCGGTGTACTGGTTCACCGGACGCGAGAAGTCGACCTTGCTGTCGACCCAGATCTTGATGCCGATGATGCCGATCAGGCCGTACAGCGCGGTGGTCGCGCCACCGAGCACGCCGGCGGGGATCGAGTTGAAGACCTCGCCGACCTTGGGTGAGAACGCCAGCAGGATCGCGAACAGGCCGGCGACCCAGTACACCGCGGTCGAGTAGACGCGGGTGGCGGCCATGACGCCGATGTTCTCGCCGTATGTGGTGGTGCCGGATCCGCCGAAGCCACCGGCGATCGTCGTGGCGACACCGTCGGCGATGAGCGCGCGACCCGTGTGCTTGTTGATCGCGGGGTCTTCGGTCATGGTCGCGACGCCGCGCACGTGTCCGACGTTCTCGGCGACGAGCACCAGGACGACGGGGAGGAACATCGCGATCGTCGACCAGGTGCCCGGCGCGACGAAGTCGGGGAGCTGGAACTCGGGCAGGCCGACCCAGGGAGCGTCCGCGATGAGCTCGGCGGGGGTCTTGCCTCCGCGCAGGGCGTTGGGCACCTCGAACGAGCCGGTGAAGGCGGCGTAGATGAAGCCCACCGCGACGCCGAGGAAGATCGAGATGCGGCCGAGGAAGCCGCGGAACAGCACCGCGAACAGGATGATCGCGACGAGCGTGATGGTCGCGGTGACCGGGTCGAGCTGGAAGTTGTTCCACGCGGTCGGCGCGAGGTTGAAGCCGATCAGCGCGACGATCGCTCCGGCGACGACCGGGGGCATGAGCGCGTCGACCCAGCGGAGGCCGGCGAACTGCACGACCAGACCGACCACGGTGAGCAGGATGCCGACCGCGACGACTCCGGCCAGAGCCGAGCCGGTGCCACCCGCCGCGACGGCAGCCGTGATCGGCGCGATGAACGCGAACGACGAGCCCAGGTAGCTCGGCAGCTGGTTCTTGGTGATCAGCAGGAAGATCAGGGTGCCGAGACCGCTGAAGAGCAGGGTGGTCGAGACCGGGAAGCCGGTCAGCGTCGGCACGAGGAACGTGGCGCCGAACATCGCAACCACGTGCTGGGCACCGATCGCGATCGTGGCCGGCCAGTTCAGGCGCTCATCGGGCTTGACGACGGCGCCGGGTTCGACCGTGCGGCCGTTTCCGTGGGTCTTCCACAGGGGCATGCGGGCTCCTCAGTATCGGGGGAGGGGGAGTGCTGGAGCAACACTACCGATTCCTGAGTGTTCCCTGGGTGCGGGGCCGGCCCGACGCCTGGGGCGGACTTCTGCGCTTCGGGAGGAGGAATCTGGAGGATCTCTCCTCCCGAGAAGCAGTTCTCCTCCCGAGAGCGCGCGGGGTCAGGCCCCGAGGCGCTCGATCAACTCGCGGTAGCGGGCGGCGGTGCGCTCGACGATGTCTGCGGGCAGCACGGGCGGCTCGCCCTGCTTGTCCCAGTTGGCGGCGAGCCAGTCGCG contains the following coding sequences:
- a CDS encoding glycoside hydrolase family 1 protein, whose amino-acid sequence is MTRAFPENFLFGAATAAYQIEGAAFEDGRTASIWDAFSREPGAVILGDNGDVACDHYHRYPQDVALMKELGLQTYRFSTSWSRVRPDGGAVNAKGVDFYERLVDELLANDILPWLTLYHWDMPQALQETGGWTNRDTVGRFLEYAGTMHDALGDRVNVWTTLNEPWCSSFLSYTGGEHAPGHTSVAEGLLAAHHLLLAHGETVRELRGRDASLNLGITLNHTVADPADPTNSADVDAARRVDGQFNRWFLDPIYRAEYPADIVEDIRAVDAEAVARFEDAVHDGDLATIAQHIDTQGVNYYHGDFVSGTAPEVAPVSGGPATDRPGRSPYPSSDGIHSVERGLPRTAQNWEVQPEGLTRLLQRVWTEYAEPAGTVLYMTENGAAYEDVAVVEDGETRVHDEDRTEFLRLHLGAVLDAADAGVDVRGYFYWSMFDNFEWAWGYDKRFGIVRVDYDTQERSLKDSGREYARIIAARAL
- a CDS encoding DUF1266 domain-containing protein, producing the protein MHPLSWVLPAPRVTTSSSHSTDDAAASEIALGYLQIRTMPSGPWNDPTAPELGEDEGRMLAEQWGIHSRTDWLGMIDHLCTVRRRRHAWMLHLGVRNDLATALGRVPTTREWLDAIAADGGDEHDAHPFVVGIEHIEREVRKRVGREVVTPDLFVRTLDAYALGQAVALTTWGVALGYADVAEARLIIHRISIKARPSFVSWADFGLSYLAGRIMHWSDGALDDESFAKFGDGWSDFKEATSTKRNGPWAMLPWPAPIELRSAQRIG
- a CDS encoding TetR/AcrR family transcriptional regulator, whose product is MTRNDELNRVARERSRQVILQAAIDLFAERGVSGASIAEITRRAGVAQGLANYHFGGKEQLIAAVLDSWFDVLFGIPQVEGPADARLAGIIDGALTATGYALPVQRAVFAMQQQPGTHRLYAEAEERHAEQARLSENIVREIFRERGAADPPLEEIMLRSTLEGIFMKFAVYGDTFPLEDARRWVHRLYGLPEPVTPLPLQLAPRDPDARTRASGALRPEL
- a CDS encoding LacI family DNA-binding transcriptional regulator codes for the protein MSIRATIEEVASAAGVSRSTVSRVVNGSTAVSPEALVAVQRAIEELSYVPNRAARSLASKQTHAIALIVPEDTTRFFGDPFFAAIVAGITGALRGSDYLLNLLIASDDPGDKMTSFVRNGGVDGALIVSHHTSDAFIERVADAVPVVWGGRPVRLREGDYVVDVDNVAGARTATEHLIETGRTRIATISGPMTMVSSVDRVQGFRAALADAGLTPFAAEAGDYSEASGADAARRILAAGRPDAIFVASDLMARGALTALRAAGIRVPEDVALVGFDDSSVALSTDPQLTTMRQPMYAQGEAMAGVLLSRLAGRDPEHTTILPTELVVRASS
- a CDS encoding uracil-xanthine permease family protein — encoded protein: MPLWKTHGNGRTVEPGAVVKPDERLNWPATIAIGAQHVVAMFGATFLVPTLTGFPVSTTLLFSGLGTLIFLLITKNQLPSYLGSSFAFIAPITAAVAAGGTGSALAGVVAVGILLTVVGLVVQFAGLRWVDALMPPVVAGAIVALIGFNLAPTAWNNFQLDPVTATITLVAIILFAVLFRGFLGRISIFLGVAVGFIYAAFTGSFEVPNALRGGKTPAELIADAPWVGLPEFQLPDFVAPGTWSTIAMFLPVVLVLVAENVGHVRGVATMTEDPAINKHTGRALIADGVATTIAGGFGGSGTTTYGENIGVMAATRVYSTAVYWVAGLFAILLAFSPKVGEVFNSIPAGVLGGATTALYGLIGIIGIKIWVDSKVDFSRPVNQYTAAVSLVIGIAGFSMQLGDFAFGGIVLGTVAALLIYHLGNLIARARKTGADDPKPLEPVGPLGGDPA